The region CGTGCTCGGCGCGCAGACCATCCAAAGTGGACACCACGGTGTCCAGCAGGGCGGCCTTGCGCTCGCGGTAGGACATCGCGGTCACCTCGCCGCTGACGTGCCCGAGCACGACCACCTGCGACCTGCGGTCGCTGCCCGGCTTGAGCAGCACCGGGTTGAAGCGCACCGACGGCTCCAGACCGCACGCCGCGGCCTGCACCGCCTGCGCCCGTCCGATCTCACCGCCGTCCGGCGTCACCACCGAGTTGTTCGACATGTTCTGCGCCTTGAACGGCGCCACGCGGGCTCCGGTGCGGGCCAGCCACCGGCAGACACCGGCCGCGACCACGCTCTTGCCGGCATCCGACGTCGTCCCGGCGATCAGCAGCGCGTTCACAACAACCTTCCTACCCCACCGCGCCACCCGCTCCGCCAGTCGGTGGTGAACCCCTGCGGAACCAAGTCGCGGACTCCTGCGTCCCAATGTCCGAAATCAACTAACCTGCTCCGACGAACGCGCACCGTACGGAACCGAGGAGACCCATGCACCCCGACGACTGGCTGTCCCAGTACAGCGCCAAGCTCCAGCAGGTGAAGGAGGACACCGACCGCGCCCGCGACCAGCTCAGCGAGGTCGGCGGATCGGCGACGTCGCAGGACGGCCAGGTCACCGTGCGTGTCAACAGCAGCGGCGTGCTGGAGGACATCCAGTTCGGCCGCGACTTCCAGCACCCCCAGCCGGACAAGCTGCGCGCTTCGATCATGGAATGCGTCCGCAGGGCCCAGCGCGAGGCGGCCGGCCAGATGATGGACGTGATGCAGCGGTTCGTCGGCGAAGGCGACGCGCTGGAGTTCGTCAAGAGCAACCTGCCGCACGGCTACGCCGGCGACGGCACCGACGAGGACGCCGCTCCCGGCGGCCGCGGCGGCAACGAGATCGACGACGACTTCGACGACAACTCCGGCGGGAGGTACCTGCGGTGAGCGACGACGGGTTCCGGGCGGACGTACCGACGATCAAGGAACACGCGGGCAAGGTGCAGGGCTTCGCCAACCGCGTCAAGACGGCGCACGGCGCGGCGCAGACGTCCATGGACAGCAACGCGTTCGGCATCTTCGGCCAGTTCCTGGCCACGCAGTGCATCGCCCAGGGCGAGATGACCAAGTCCGCCATCGAGACGGGCGCCAAGGCGATGGAATCGATCAAGAAGGCGTTGGACCAGACCGCCTCCGACTACGAGGCGACCGACCAGGAGAGCAGCGCCATCATCAAGGAGGTTGAGCGTGGCTTCGGAAAGTGACCTGGTCGTCACCGCCGACGAGACGTCGAAGGAGTCGGAGCAGAAGGGCACCGCGAATCCCGCCAGCGGCGCGGGTGGCGTGGAGAACGTCATCGGCACGGCACAGGCGATCCAGAACGGTGACTGGGACTCCGCGGGTCTCAACGCGCTGGGCGTCGGCGTCGACGCGGTCGGTCTCGTCGCCGACCCGCTGGGCACGCTGGCGAGCTGGGGCGTGGGCTGGCTGATCGAGAACGTCTCGTTCCTGCGCGAGCCCTTCGACGCGCTGATGGGCAACCCCGACGCCATCGGCGGCATGGCCAGCACCTGGGAGAACATCGGCAAGGAGCTGAAGGCGGTCTCCCAGGAGTACGGCCAGGCCGCGCAGGGCACGACGGAGTGGGAAGGCAGGTCCGGCGACGCCTACCGCAAGCTCGGCGCCGACACGGCCAAGACGGTCGACGCGCTCGGTGAGGCCTGCAACGGCATGAAGGCGGCCGTCGACGGCGCGGGCGTCGTGGTCGGCGCGGTGCGCGGCATCGTCCGCGACCTCATCGCCGGAGCCATCGGCGAGATCATCGGGGCGGTGCTCAAGTGGGGCATCGCCGCGGTGTGCACCGCCGGGATCGCCGCGGGCGGTCTCATCGCCGACGCGATCCGCATCGCGCTGAAGTGGGCGGACAAGATCTCGGAGTGGATGAACAAGCTCGCCGACGTCCTGAAGAACCTTTCCAAGCACCTGGACAAGCTCGGCTCGGCCGGGAAGTCGCTGCGGACGAAGGTGGACGACTTCTTCAGCGGTCTGGCCAACCCGCCCAGCGGCAACCTGGTCAATGTACGTCAGCAGCCCGCGCTGAACGGCGCGAAGCTCGACGAGATCGGAACCGGAGCGGCCACCGAGGGCGCGAGCAGGTTCCGCAACGCCATGGACGGCCTCAAGGCGGGTGGCGCGGAGTACAAGCCGTTCGCCAAGGGCGACATCTGGGGCCCGCAGCTGGACATGGGGCCGGACGGCGGCCGGGCGAAGACGACCTACGAGGTGGCCAAGGGAGCCGCGGCGCTTGACGACGGCAAGGACCTCGCCGCGGAGAACCAACAAGAGCAGAAGTAGGCGGCAACCGTGTGGAATTCGGACAACATCGCGATCCGGCTGGCCAAGATGCTCGGCGGGTTCGTGGTCGTGGCGGTGCTGGTCATGCTCTGGCCCACCATCGTCTACTCCTTCCCGGAGAAGAAGGACAACCCCAACGGCACCGCGCTGGTGCGGTCCTGCGAGGACACCGGCCCGGTCACCCGGCGCGGCTTCGGGCACAACTGGAGCTGCGTGGCCGACATCCGGGACGACAAGACCGGTGACACCTGGACCGCGACGGTGGACATGAACTTTTTCACGCCTGCCGAGGTCGGGAAGCAGAAGCGGCTTGTGTGGGGCTACGGCGGCAGCCGGACCAGCACCAACAAGGAGAAGCGGACCTACACGCGGGCCGAGGACGGCTACTCGAACGGGACCGTCACGCTCGTCCTCGTCGTCACCACCGGCCTGGTCGGCATCCCCGCGCTGTGGATGTTCTCCAAGTCCGTCGTCTGGTCGTTCAGCCAGGCCGAGCAGCGGAAGTTCTGGGAGAAGATCCACGGCTCGCCCGAGGAGCGGGCCGCGAAGAAGAAAAAGGACCAGGAGTTCTGGGACCAGATGCGCCGCAACCGGGAGCAGCGCAAGCAGGCCCGGCAGCAGCGCGGGGGCTGAACGGCCTCAGCGCAGCAGGTCCGGGCGGTACTTCGAGATCGCCTGGGCGAGCCGCCGAACGGTGGCTCGCCCGGGCAGGTCGACGGTGCAGAGGCCGCTGTCGGTGGTCTTGACGAGCTTGGCGTGGCACTGCGCGAAGTTCGCATCGCCCGGATGCAGCTCCAGCGCGGCGGGGAGGCTGTCGGCCTTCGGGTCGTCCTTCGGCTTGGGCCGCGGCTCGCGGGCGCGGACCGCGCGCAGCTCCGTCCACGCGATGAGGTCGGTCTCGTTCCAGCTGCTGAACCACATGCCGCGCTCGTCGACGTGCACGCGGTGCGTGCGCGAGAGCACGAACAGCGACCCGGCGAGGAACAGCAGCGCGATCGGGCCGACCAGGATGATCATCACCCACGGCACGAACGGGTTGAACTCGCGTGCCGCCTGCCCCGGCGTGAGCAGGTAGAACACGAAGATCCCGGCGAAGGCCAGCAGGCCGAGCGCCCCGGCGAGCATGCCCCAGCCGTACCGGTACCGGACGACCGTCGCGTTCTTGCCGGGTGCCAGGCCGCTGTGCGTCGACACGGGCGTCAGGGCAGGGTGAGGATCTCGTTGCCGTCCTCGGTGATGAGGATGGTGTGCTCGAACTGCGCCGTCCAGCTCTTGTCCTTGGTGGTCACCGTCCAGCCATCGCTCCACATGTCGTACTCGTGGGTGCCGAGGGTGATCATCGGCTCGATGGTGAAGGTCATGCCGGGCTCGAGCACGGTCTGCACCGACGGCTCGTCGTAGTGCAGGACGACCAGGCCGCTGTGGAACGCGCGGCCGATGCCGTGCCCGGTGAAGTCGCGGACCACGCCGTAGCCGAAGCGCTTGGCGTAGGACTCGATGACCCGGCCGATCACGTTGAGCTGCCGCCCGGGCTTGGCGGCCTTGATCGCGCGCATCGTCGCCTCGCGGGTGCGCTCGACCAGCAGCCGCACCTCCTCCGAGACGTCACCGGCGAGGAAGGTCGCGTTGGTGTCGCCGTGCACGCCGCCGACGTAGCCGGTGACGTCGACGTTGACGATGTCGCCGTCCTCGATCACCGTCGAGTCCGGGATGCCGTGGCAGATGACCTCGTTCAGCGAGGTGCAGCAGGACTTCGGGAACCCCCGGTAGCCCAGCGTCGACGGGTACACGCCGTGGTCGACGAAGAACTCGTGCACGACCGCGTCGATGTGGTCGGTGGTGACGCCGGGGCGCACCGCCTCGCCCGCGGCCACCAGGGCCTGCGCGGCCAGCTTGCCCGCCACCCGCATCGCCTCGACGACCTCGGGCGGCTGGACGTAGGGCTCGGTGTTGCGCTTGGGAGCCGCCTTGCCGACGTACTCGGGACGCTCGATGGTCGTGGGGACCTGTCGGTGTGGCGTCTGCACACCTGGTTCAAGGGGGGCTCTTACCGGCATGTCCTCACTCTAAAACGTCGCCTGCCGACCCGGTCGCGCACCGGTCCGCAGCCCGCTGCACCGCATGACGAATCCCACACTCCGGCGTGGTGGGCGTCACGGCGCGGCGGACAGGAACCGCTTGGCCGCCTCGACCGCGGGCCCTGAGGCCCCGGCGTCGGTGACCAGCACCGCGAACGCCAGGTCGCCCCGGTAGCCGACGAACCAGCCGTGCGAGTGCGTGCCGTCGCCGAACTGCGCGGTACCGGTCTTGCCCAGGACTTCCCCGGACCCTCCCAGGGCGGTCGCGGTACCCGACGTGACGACCTCGCGCATCATCGGCCGGAGCTGGTCGAGGGTGCGCTGGGAGAGCGGCTGCGGCATCGCGTCGACCTTGGTCTGGGTGCCCTGCACCAGCGTCGGGACCGGCATCGAGCCGTTGGCCACCGTCGCCGCGGCCAGCGCCATGCCGAACGGGCTCGCGAGCACCTTGCCCTGCCCGATGCCGTTCTCGGCGCGCTGCACGGTCGCCTCGGCCTCCGGGGCGGCACCGGTGATCGTGGTGGCACCGGTCATCTCGAAGTCCACCCCGACGCCCAGGCGCTTGGCCGCGTCGGTCAGCGCTCCCTTGCGCTGGTCGACCGAGAGCTGCGCGAACGTCGTGTTGCAGGACTTCGCGAAGGCCGTCCGCAGCGGGACGGTGCCGAGGTCGAACTCCTTGTCGTTGGGGATGACCCGGCCGTCGAACGGCTTCTTGGCCGGGCACTGCACCGGGGTGTCGATGCCGACCCCGCCCGACTCCAGCGCGGCCGACGCGGTGGCGATCTTGAAGGTGGAGCCGGGCGGGTACTGGCCGGTCAGCGCGACCGCGCCCTGCGCGTCGGCGGGGGCGTTCTGCGCCACCGCGAGCACCTCACCGCTGGAGGGGCGCAGCGCGACCATCATCGCCGCCTGGGGCACCGGGTCCACGGCTCCTTCCGCGGCCCGTTGCACCCGGTCGCTGAGCGTGGAGTGCACCGCGGGCACCGGGCGCGCCGGGACGTCGTGCAGCGTCCGCACCACGGCGCCGTTGAAGTCGTTGCGGGTGACCACGCGCCAGCCGGTACCGGCCTGGATCTGGTCGTCCACCGTCCTGGCCAACCCGCCCAGCACCTGCGAACCGTAGCCGCGCTCGGCCGTGACCAGCTTCTCCTGCGCCGGGAACCGGACGCCCGGCAGGTCGTAGACAGCGGACCTGACGCGCTCGTAGTCGGCCTGCCGCAGCGTCACCACCGCGTAGGGCTGACCGGCAGGCGTCTTCGCCACACCGTCCATGATCGACTGCTGGGTGATCGCGGGCTCGACGCTGCTCAGCGCGGCCGCCAGCCTGCCCGCGACGCCGGGCACGTCCCCGGCCTCCTGCGGGTTCAGACTCACCGTCACGAGCTGCTCGGGGCCCATGAGCTGCACCCCGTCGCGGTCGAGCACCGGACCCGGGTCGGGCCGCTGCTCCTGGACGGCCAGCGTCTGCTGGGTGCCTAGGTCGGGGTGGATCACCGACGGGGCCCAGCGCACCTTCCAGCCCTGGTCGTCCTCGACCAGCTGCATCGACGCCGGGTAGGACCAGCTGCGGCCGTCACCGAAGTCCCAGGTCAGGTCGTAGTTCGCGGTCGCGGTGTCGGCCTCTTCGACCTTGCCCAGCTTCGCCGTGGCCGCCTTCGGAGCCAGGCCCTTGCGGTTGGCCTCCAGCACCGGCCGCGCCTGGTCGGGAGCGTTGGTGCGGGCGGCCGCCCCGGCCACGTCACCCGCGGTGTAGGCCCGCAGGAACGCCGAAGCCACGTCGCCCGCGGAAGGACCGGAGTCGAAGACCCCGCAGCCCGCGGTCGGCAGCAACAGCAGCAGCCCGGCCATCAGCCCGAAGATCCGGAAGGAACACACGCCGCGAGTATGCCGAAGATCCCCCGCCCGGGTCACCCGTGATTGGCCACCGGGCCCAGCGGCACCGCCCGGAACAGGGACGATGCCGCACGGGGTGACTTGGAACATGGCGTCCGGGACGGGGCCGATCCGAAAAGGACCGCTCGCAACGCGCCGGCGAGCCGGTCAGAGCGCTCCGGCGAGCCGGTCAGAACAGGACGGTCGCGAACGAGCCGAGCTCCTGGAACCCCACCTTGCGGTAGGCGATCCGGGCGCCGATGTTGTAGTCGTTGACGTACAGGCTCGCGGTGCGCCGGAACCCGCGCACCAGCCGGTCGGCCACCGCCGCGGTGCCCGCGGTGCCGATCCCGGTGCTGCGGCGGTCCGGATGCACCCAGACGCCCTGGATCTGGCCCACCGACCGCGACATCGCCCCGATCTCGGCCTTGAAGACGACCTGGCCGCCCTCGATGCGGGCGAAGGCCCGGCCACGGGCGATCAGCTCGGCGACCCGCGCCCGGTAGCCGGCCGCTCCCCCGTCGCTGGACGGGTCGATGCCGACCTCCTCGGTGAACATCGCGACCGCGGCGGGCAGGTAGATGTCGAGCTCGTCGGGACGGACCGGCCGGACCAGCGGGTCGGGGGCCACGCGCGGCGGCTCCGAGAGCACCATCAGCGGCTGGTCCGCGCGGACCTCGCGGGCCGGGCCCCACTGCGGCTCCAGCTCCGCCCACAGGTTGAGCACCTGCTCGGCCGGGCCGACCAGCGACGAGCACACGCGGCGGCGGCGCAGGGCGCGGTCGGCGAAGGCCCGCATGGCGTCCGGCCGCCCCCGCAGCGGGATCAGGTTCACGCCGGAGAAGCAGAGCCCGTCGAGCTTGCTGCCGTAGCCCCACAGCTCGCCGCCGAGCCGCAGCGGGTGGACACCGGCCACCTCGACCCGCGACGCGACCATGCATGCCGCGACGGGGTCGGAGTCCAGCACCGAGCGGACGCCGACCGCGTCCCGTTCCTCCAGAAGCCGGGCACCGGCGAGCTTGAGCACGCGCCAAGACTGCCAGAAATGGTGCGCACGAGGCTGTACCGCCCGGCACAGCAATCCCCATCTCGCCGCCGCACTCACCCGAAAGGAGTAGCGCGGCGCGTCGGCCGGACCGGAATTCGCGACCCGCGGACGCGACGCGCGCCGAGTACCGGGCGAAGCCCGAACGGGAACCGGTCAGCCGACGGTGACCGCGCCTGGCGGGCACGACCGTCCGGCCGGCCGGGCACGCCGCCCGCTCAGATCATCGAGGGACACCGCCCGGGTCGTCCGGGCACGCCGCTCCGGTCTGTCGGGCACATCGCCCCCTCGGCCGGGCACATAGCCCCGCTCGGCCAGGCACGCCGCTCCGGTTCGCGACCGCCGGTCAGCCGACGGTGACGACCGGGGCGCCGGCCTCGGCCTCCTCGGCGGACTCCATGCCCTCGGCGATGCGCATGGCCTCCTCGATGAGGGTCTCCACGATCTGGTGCTCGGGCACGGTCTTGATGACCTCGCCCTTGACGAAGATCTGGCCCTTGCCGTTGCCGGAGGCCACGCCGAGGTCGGCCTCGCGGGCCTCACCGGGACCGTTCACCACGCAGCCCATCACCGCCACGCGCAGCGGCACCTCCATGCCCTCCAGGCCCGCGGTGACCTCGTCGGCGAGCTTGTAGACGTCGACCTGGGCGCGGCCGCAGGACGGGCAGGAGACGATCTCCAGCTTGCGCGGGCGCAGGTTCATCGACTGCAGGATCTGCGCGCCGACCTTGATCTCCTCGACCGGCGGGGCCGACAGCGACACCCGGATGGTGTCGCCGATGCCCTGGCGCAGCAGCGCGCCGAAGGCCACCGCCGACTTGATCGTGCCCTGGAACGCGGGCCCGGCCTCGGTGACGCCCAGGTGCAGCGGGTAGTCGCACTGCTCGGCCAGGATCTCGTAGGCGCGCACCATCACGACCGGGTCGTTGTGCTTGACCGAGATCTTGATGTCGTGGAAGTCGTGCTCGGCGAACAGGCTCGCCTCCCACAGCGCCGACTCGGCCAGCGCCTCCGGGGTGGCCTTGCCGTGCTTCTTGAGCAGCCGCGGGTCCAGCGAACCGGCGTTGACGCCGATCCGGATCGGCGTGCCGTGGTCCTTGGCGGCCTGCGCGATCTCCTTGACCTGGTCGTCGAATTTGCGGATGTTGCCGGGGTTGACCCGCACGCCCGCGCAGCCCGCCTCGATCGCGGCGAAGACGTACTTGGGCTGGAAGTGGATGTCGGCGATGACCGGGATCTGCGACTTCTTGGCGATCGCGGGCAGCGCCTCGGCGTCGTCGGCGCTCGGACAGGCGACCCGGACGATGTCGCAGCCGGAGGCGGTCAGCTCGGCGATCTGCTGGAGGGTGGCGTTGATGTCCGCCGTGTTGGTCGTGGTCATGCTCTGCACCGAGATGGGGTGCTCACTGCCCACGCCGACCGGCCCAACCTTGAGTTGGCGGGTCTTGCGCCGTTCGGCCAGCACCGGGAGCGGCGCGGCGGGCATGCCCAGGTCGACGGTCATCGATTCCTCTCCACCTCTGCGCGACGATTTCGGACGTCGGCATCCACGATACCGGCGCTCTCTCACCCGCCTGGAGCCGGAAACCCCTCACCCGCATCACGGTCCGTGATCATTCACCGGCGGGACACCACACGGCAGCCTCGACGCCACACGAGCGCGTGACGCGGGCGATGACCACTTCGCTTACGCGGACACCTTTCGCGTTCGGTGCTCCGCCCGCATGGCCGCAGTTGCCACACGTGCGTGTAATCGCCCTTGCCCAGCCCCCGACGGCCCGGGCGACGGGGCACTAGAAGATCGTCACCGGATTGACGATGTCGGCCACCAGCACCAGCAGCGAGTAGGCGATGAACACCAGGCTGACGCCGTAGGCCAGCGGCATGAGCCGAGCGGTGTCGAACGGCCCCGGGTCGGGCCTGCGGAACAGCCTGGCGAACTTGCGCCGGACCGACTCCCACAGCGCCCCGGCGATGTGCCCGCCGTCCAGCGGCAGGATCGGCAGCATGTTCAGCACGAACAGCGAGAGGTTCACCCCGGCCAGCAGGTTGAACATCATCACGATCCGCGCGCCGACCGAGAACTGGTCGTAGGACAGCACCTCGCCGCCGAGCCTGCTGGCGCCGACGACGCCCACCGGCGAGTCGTCCTGGCGCTCACCGCCGAAGATCGCCGACACCAGGTCGGGCACCCGCTGCGGGAGCTCGATGACCTTCTGCACGGTCATGCCGATCATCTCGCCCATGGTGTTGACCACACCCGGGATGTCCTGCTTGACCAGCGCCGACGTCGGCGCCAGGCCGAGGAAGCCGACCCTGACCATCTGGTCGGTGTCCTTGAGGTTCGGCATCTCGTTCTGCACCAGACTCGGGTGCAGGGTCAGCCGCTGTCCGCCGCGTTCGACGACCACCGGCACCGTGCCGCTGGACTGCCTGATGGCGAGCTGGAGCTGGTCCCAGGAGGCGTACGGGCGCCCGTTGAACTCGACGATCCTGTCGCCGGCCTGGAAGCCCGCGGCGGCGGCGGGGGTCGGCGGCGCGCCTGCCGGGCACTGCCCGGTGTTCTGGGCGGTCGCGGGCAGCACGCACTCGCTGACCTTGCCGACCGTGGTGGTCGGCTCCGGGGTGCCGTAGCCCATCAGGATGCCGGAGAAGATGACCACGGCCAGGATGAGGTTCATGAACGGGCCGCCGAACATCACGATGACGCGCTTCCACGGCTTGCGCTGGTAGAACTGCCGGTGCGCGTCCTCGGGGCGGACCTCCTCGGCGACCGCCTGCCGGGCGTCCTCGATCATCGTGCGCCACGGCGAGGACGACGCCGTGCGGCCGTACTCCTCGTCCTTCTTCGGCGGGAACATCCCGATCATGCGGATGTAGCCGCCGAGCGGGATGAGCTTGAGCCCGTACTCCGTCTCGCCCTTCTTGCGGGACCAGATCGTGCGGCCGAAGCCGACCATGTACTGGGTGACCTTGACGCCGAAGAGCTTGGCCCACATCAGGTGGCCGAGTTCGTGCCAGGCGATCGACAGCAGCAGCCCGACGAAGAAGATCAGGATGCCCAGGACGACCAGCATCTACTTAGACCTCCCTGCCGCGACCAGCTCCCGGGCGCGCACCCGCGCCCACTCCTCGGCCGCGAAGACCTCGTCCACGCTCGCCGGCTCGGCCCGCCACTGGTCCGCCTCGGAGAGCACCTCACCGACAGTGTGCACGATCGATGTGAAACCGAGGTTGCCCGCGACGAAGACGGCCAGCGCCTCCTCGTTGGCGGCGTTGTAGATCGCGGGCAGGCCGCCTCCCGTGCTGCCCGCGTGCCTGGCCAGCTCCACCGCCGGGAAAGCCTCGTTGTCGACCGGCTCGAAGGTCCACGACATCGCCTCGGTGAACGACAGCGCGGGCGCCGCGCCGGGCACCCGGTTCGGCCAGTCCAGGCCGAGCGCGATCGGCAGCCGCATGTTCGGCGGGCTGGCCTGGGCCAGCGTCGAGCCGTCGGTGAAGGTCACCATCGAGTGCACGATCGACTGCGGGTGCACCACCACGTCGATGCGCTCGTAGGGGATGCCGAACAGCAGGTGCGCCTCGATCAGCTCCAGGCCCTTGTTGACCAGGGTCGCGGAGTTGATGGTCACCACGTTGCCCATCGACCAGGTGGGGTGGGCCAGGGCCTGCTCCAGGGTCACCTCGCGCAGCTCCTCGGCGCGGCGCCCGCGGAACGGCCCGCCCGACGCGGTCAGCACCAGCCGGTCGACCTCGTGGGCGCGGCCGCCGAGCAGGCACTGGGCCAGCGCGGAGTGCTCGGAGTCGACCGGGACGATCTGGCCCGGCTCGGCCGCCCGCAGGACCAGCGAGCCGCCCGCGATCAGCGACTCCTTGTTGGCCAGCGCGAGCTGGGCGCCGGAGGCCAGCGCGGCCAGCGTCGGCCGCAGGCCGCGCGAGCCGTCGACGCCGTTGAGCACCACGTCGGCCGGGGTGGTCTCGACGAGCTCGGTGGCGGCGTCGGGGCCGGCCAGCAGGCGCGGCAGCTTGAAGTCGCCCGCCGCGTAGCCGAGGCGCTGGGCCTCGGCGTAGAGCGCGAGCTGCACGTCCTCGACCGCGGTGCCCTTGGCCACTGCGACGGCGCCGACGCCGAACTCCAGGGCCTGCGCGGCCAGCGCGCCGGGGTCGCTGCCTCCCGCCGCGATCCCGGCGACGCGGAACCAGTCCGGGTTCTGCCGGATCACGTCGAGCGCCTGGGTTCCGATCGACCCGGTCGAGCCGAGCACGACCACGGTCCGTGGCTCGCCGCGCGCCGGAGGGGCCGGTGCGGCTGCGGTGTCTGGGTGCGGGTTCACGGGAGGCATCGCGGCCATTGTCCCCGAAGGGTGTAAGGGGTCGTCGCTCCTGGTGCGCGAACGACCGTCCGCGGTCACGATCGGGGTAGGCCGGTGTCGGCCTGACCGCAGGCAGGAAGGGGTTGAGCCATGGGCATCATCGGGTGGATCGTGCTCGGACTCATCGTGGGCGCCATCGCGAAGGCCATCATGCCCGGCAAGGACCCGGGTGGGATCCTCGTCACGATGCTGCTGGGGGTCGTCGGCGCGTTCTTGGGCGGTCTGATCGGCAACTTCATCTTCGGCGTCGGCATCGACCGGTTCTGGTCGCTCAGCACCTGGCTGCTGGCGATCCTGGGGTCGGTGATCGTGCTGGGCATCTACCGGGCCGTGGTCGGCCGCAAGGCCGTCGGCAAGGGCTGACGACCGGCCGCCACCGCCGGTCCCTGAGGGAGCCTCTGCGGCAGCCCGCCCAAGCTGCCGCAAGGCTCAGGCGCAGCGCACCACGGGTCCGCTCGGACGAGCGCGGCCCGGTCCGCGACCGCCCGCAGGCCAGATCGCCTGCGGGCCGCGACCCGCTGTGTGCGAGGATGGGTTTCGCGCGGACCGGTCGTCGCGCGAGCAAGGATTCCGGCCCAGGTGGCCGGTGTTGCACAGGAGGGCATTCGTGGCGAGCACCGAGCTGGAGAAGAAGCCCAGCCAGGCCATCGACCCGGCCGAGGAGCCGTCGGTCGACTGGGGCTGGCACGGAGGTTTCCCGAAGGGCACCCAGATCGCCGGCTGGTTCTCCGTCTTCGCGGTGCTGGTGATGCTCATCGGCAACCACCAGGGCATCCTCAGCGGTGGCGCGAGCTTCAAGACCGAGGACGGCTGGCTGGTCTTCATCGCCGCCGCGCTGGTCGTCGGTCTGCTGGCGGACCTGCGCCGCAAGCGCACCTCCTGGCGCCGCCGCTGAGCGCAGGAGCGCAGAGCTGAGAAGGGCCGTCCCCGCGCGGGGCGGCCCTTCGTCGCGCCCGGACCGCTCGCGGCGCGCAGGTCCCCCGGGCGCGGGCCGCCTCTCCCCTTCGTGACATCGCACACGCCGACTCACGAAGGAGAGCTCAACCCATGCGCATCGACGTCCCGGACGCCCTGGTCGCGACGCACGGCGCGGACTGGGCGGCAGCGCTGCCCGGGCTGCTCGCGGACCTGGCCGACCGCTGGGAACTTCGACCGGACGGTCAGGCCGGGCACGGGATGGCCGGGCTGGTGCTACCGGTGACCAGGGCAGGTGAACCCGCCGTGCTCAAGTTCCAGCCGGAGCACACCGCCGCCGCGGTGGCCGGCCTGCGGGCGTGGGACGGCCGCGGCGCGGTGCGCCTGCTGGACCACGACCCCGGCAGCGGCGCCCTGCTACTCGAGCGGCTGGACGCCTCCCGGCCACTGTCGGCCGTGGCCGACGACACCGCAGCCACGCGGGTCCTCGCCGGTCTGCTGGCGAGGCTGGTCGCCGCGCCCGCGCCGCCCGGCGTGCCCCGGCTGGCCGACGTCGCGTCCGCGATGCTCGACCAAGCGCCCAGCGCCGTTCCCGCACTGCACGACATCGCCGAGCGGCGGCTGCTGCGCACCTGCGCGTCCGCCGTCGCCGAGCTGGTCGACGAGCCGGGCGACCGGCTGCTGCACTGGGACCTGCACCACGACAACGTCCTCGCCGGTCAGCGCGAGCCGTGGCTGGCCATCGACCCCGAACCGCTGGCAGGCGATCCGGGGTTCGACCTGTGGCCTGCGCTGGAGGGCCGGTGGGACGCAGTGGTCGCGACCGGCGCCCCGGAGCGCGCGGTGCTGCGCCGGTTCGACCTGCTCACCGACGTGCTGGGCCTCGACCGGCGGCGCGCCGCGGGCTGGACGCTGGGTCGCGTCCTGCAGAACGCGCTGTGGGACGTCGAGGACGGCAAGCGTGCTTTGTCGCCGTCCGACGTCACCATCGCCACCGCCCTGCTGAGAGCCGTCCTCTGATCGTCTAAGCGGCGCAGCCGCTTGGCCCGATAGCCATTTGTTTCACTACTATTGAAGCATGGGGACAAGGAAAAACACGGGACAGGG is a window of Saccharopolyspora erythraea NRRL 2338 DNA encoding:
- a CDS encoding DUF2631 domain-containing protein, whose translation is MASTELEKKPSQAIDPAEEPSVDWGWHGGFPKGTQIAGWFSVFAVLVMLIGNHQGILSGGASFKTEDGWLVFIAAALVVGLLADLRRKRTSWRRR
- a CDS encoding GlsB/YeaQ/YmgE family stress response membrane protein; the protein is MGIIGWIVLGLIVGAIAKAIMPGKDPGGILVTMLLGVVGAFLGGLIGNFIFGVGIDRFWSLSTWLLAILGSVIVLGIYRAVVGRKAVGKG
- the ispG gene encoding flavodoxin-dependent (E)-4-hydroxy-3-methylbut-2-enyl-diphosphate synthase; the encoded protein is MTVDLGMPAAPLPVLAERRKTRQLKVGPVGVGSEHPISVQSMTTTNTADINATLQQIAELTASGCDIVRVACPSADDAEALPAIAKKSQIPVIADIHFQPKYVFAAIEAGCAGVRVNPGNIRKFDDQVKEIAQAAKDHGTPIRIGVNAGSLDPRLLKKHGKATPEALAESALWEASLFAEHDFHDIKISVKHNDPVVMVRAYEILAEQCDYPLHLGVTEAGPAFQGTIKSAVAFGALLRQGIGDTIRVSLSAPPVEEIKVGAQILQSMNLRPRKLEIVSCPSCGRAQVDVYKLADEVTAGLEGMEVPLRVAVMGCVVNGPGEAREADLGVASGNGKGQIFVKGEVIKTVPEHQIVETLIEEAMRIAEGMESAEEAEAGAPVVTVG
- a CDS encoding M50 family metallopeptidase translates to MLVVLGILIFFVGLLLSIAWHELGHLMWAKLFGVKVTQYMVGFGRTIWSRKKGETEYGLKLIPLGGYIRMIGMFPPKKDEEYGRTASSSPWRTMIEDARQAVAEEVRPEDAHRQFYQRKPWKRVIVMFGGPFMNLILAVVIFSGILMGYGTPEPTTTVGKVSECVLPATAQNTGQCPAGAPPTPAAAAGFQAGDRIVEFNGRPYASWDQLQLAIRQSSGTVPVVVERGGQRLTLHPSLVQNEMPNLKDTDQMVRVGFLGLAPTSALVKQDIPGVVNTMGEMIGMTVQKVIELPQRVPDLVSAIFGGERQDDSPVGVVGASRLGGEVLSYDQFSVGARIVMMFNLLAGVNLSLFVLNMLPILPLDGGHIAGALWESVRRKFARLFRRPDPGPFDTARLMPLAYGVSLVFIAYSLLVLVADIVNPVTIF
- a CDS encoding aminoglycoside phosphotransferase family protein, whose amino-acid sequence is MRIDVPDALVATHGADWAAALPGLLADLADRWELRPDGQAGHGMAGLVLPVTRAGEPAVLKFQPEHTAAAVAGLRAWDGRGAVRLLDHDPGSGALLLERLDASRPLSAVADDTAATRVLAGLLARLVAAPAPPGVPRLADVASAMLDQAPSAVPALHDIAERRLLRTCASAVAELVDEPGDRLLHWDLHHDNVLAGQREPWLAIDPEPLAGDPGFDLWPALEGRWDAVVATGAPERAVLRRFDLLTDVLGLDRRRAAGWTLGRVLQNALWDVEDGKRALSPSDVTIATALLRAVL
- the dxr gene encoding 1-deoxy-D-xylulose-5-phosphate reductoisomerase; amino-acid sequence: MAAMPPVNPHPDTAAAPAPPARGEPRTVVVLGSTGSIGTQALDVIRQNPDWFRVAGIAAGGSDPGALAAQALEFGVGAVAVAKGTAVEDVQLALYAEAQRLGYAAGDFKLPRLLAGPDAATELVETTPADVVLNGVDGSRGLRPTLAALASGAQLALANKESLIAGGSLVLRAAEPGQIVPVDSEHSALAQCLLGGRAHEVDRLVLTASGGPFRGRRAEELREVTLEQALAHPTWSMGNVVTINSATLVNKGLELIEAHLLFGIPYERIDVVVHPQSIVHSMVTFTDGSTLAQASPPNMRLPIALGLDWPNRVPGAAPALSFTEAMSWTFEPVDNEAFPAVELARHAGSTGGGLPAIYNAANEEALAVFVAGNLGFTSIVHTVGEVLSEADQWRAEPASVDEVFAAEEWARVRARELVAAGRSK